One genomic segment of Puniceicoccus vermicola includes these proteins:
- a CDS encoding putative 4-mercaptohistidine N1-methyltransferase produces the protein MSSSKAVDYESDRLTSEYLHFHYGKAEEVFPWGSGLRAVTSYAERLIAERFPCVPVDRGLEVGCAVGRSSFEMARHCEEVVGIDYSEKFITTAKSLQAGDSIQYSVRMQGVRTQDFTARAPEDVDLSRVRFEVGDAHALPEELDAFDWVLGANLLCRLHHPRQFLQQLPRLVTPGGYLVLNSPFTWMEEHTEPAEWIGGQVDGPDSAEELKAILDPHFELVDECSMPFLIRETERKYQLTVAHSGKWRRR, from the coding sequence ATGAGTTCTTCAAAAGCGGTCGACTATGAGTCGGACCGTCTGACTTCCGAGTACCTTCACTTCCATTACGGAAAGGCCGAGGAGGTATTTCCATGGGGTTCCGGTCTGCGTGCGGTGACCTCCTATGCCGAGCGATTGATTGCCGAGCGTTTTCCCTGCGTGCCGGTGGATCGCGGATTGGAGGTCGGTTGTGCGGTGGGTCGTTCCTCCTTTGAGATGGCTCGGCACTGTGAAGAAGTCGTGGGGATCGACTACTCGGAAAAGTTCATTACCACGGCAAAGTCTCTGCAAGCCGGAGATTCGATCCAGTATTCGGTGCGGATGCAGGGAGTCCGCACTCAGGATTTTACCGCCCGTGCTCCGGAGGATGTCGATCTTTCAAGGGTCCGATTTGAGGTCGGGGATGCGCACGCGCTCCCCGAGGAATTGGACGCCTTTGATTGGGTGCTGGGAGCCAATCTTCTTTGCCGCCTTCATCATCCGCGGCAATTTCTGCAACAACTACCGAGACTCGTGACGCCCGGCGGTTACTTGGTTCTCAATTCACCCTTTACTTGGATGGAGGAACATACCGAACCCGCAGAGTGGATCGGAGGGCAGGTGGATGGTCCTGATTCAGCGGAGGAGCTGAAGGCGATTCTGGATCCGCATTTCGAGCTCGTTGATGAGTGCTCGATGCCGTTTCTTATCCGGGAGACCGAACGAAAGTATCAACTCACTGTAGCCCATTCGGGCAAGTGGCGTCGACGGTAG
- a CDS encoding histidine phosphatase family protein — MRELILIRHAKSGWEHPHLNDFDRPLDDRGLRDAPKMAKRFGPRWDAPDLLISSPAIRAYQTSQFFREEWNLPWERYLLQDAIYEATPETLLAVLQQFDDQAQRIALVGHNPGISSLLHLLSGEDKELKTTCIARLTTSQKSFAVGECEFVDHHSPQMY; from the coding sequence GTGAGAGAGCTTATACTGATTCGCCACGCAAAATCCGGGTGGGAACACCCTCATCTCAATGACTTTGATCGTCCATTGGACGACAGAGGTCTCCGCGACGCCCCCAAAATGGCCAAGCGATTCGGTCCCCGCTGGGATGCCCCAGATCTTCTCATCTCCAGCCCCGCCATCCGCGCCTACCAAACCTCGCAGTTTTTTCGGGAAGAATGGAATCTGCCGTGGGAGCGCTACCTCCTACAGGATGCAATCTACGAGGCGACTCCAGAGACCCTGCTCGCAGTCTTACAACAATTCGATGACCAGGCCCAGCGCATTGCCCTCGTTGGCCACAATCCCGGGATCAGCTCGCTTCTCCATCTTCTCTCGGGGGAAGACAAAGAGTTGAAAACGACCTGTATTGCCAGATTGACGACGAGTCAGAAATCATTCGCTGTCGGCGAATGCGAGTTCGTCGATCATCACAGCCCACAAATGTATTGA
- the recF gene encoding DNA replication/repair protein RecF (All proteins in this family for which functions are known are DNA-binding proteins that assist the filamentation of RecA onto DNA for the initiation of recombination or recombinational repair.), producing the protein MKILSCNLENFRNIESARLRFEGDRIFFVGLNGQGKSNLLEALGLLHAVRSFRTSDLRHLIRREQSMARIYFELESGAPDQETVLLQLKRAGGREVELNGERCPTLGDFLSRFPAIVLATDDVQIIRGSPSIRRRMMDLHFASSQKSYYEALREFTRGLASRNRLLKKGASDQQIRAHDYPLSEAAASLSHHRQRGTESLSPLFTSIFQKISGGKDDPGLRLRSSFQKGSAKELRNIWNEGLERDRLLGSTQTGPHRDDWIFSTETGTARDYASDGQQRNLAIALKLALFRDLASHLSETPVLLADDILGELDARRRKAFWETLPSDCQVFSTGTEFDPDRHPGDWEVFRVEEGRFERTS; encoded by the coding sequence ATGAAGATTCTTTCCTGCAATCTGGAGAACTTTCGCAATATCGAAAGCGCCCGATTGCGATTCGAGGGAGATCGGATCTTTTTTGTCGGTTTAAACGGACAGGGAAAATCGAACCTCTTGGAAGCACTCGGGCTTCTCCACGCCGTGCGCTCCTTCCGCACCTCCGACCTCCGCCATTTAATCCGTCGCGAGCAATCGATGGCTCGTATCTATTTCGAACTGGAGTCCGGCGCCCCTGATCAGGAAACCGTCCTCCTCCAACTGAAAAGAGCCGGAGGACGCGAAGTGGAACTCAATGGAGAGAGATGCCCGACTCTTGGCGACTTTCTCTCGCGCTTCCCTGCTATTGTCCTCGCCACGGACGATGTTCAGATCATCCGTGGCTCCCCCAGCATTCGCAGGCGAATGATGGACCTCCATTTCGCTTCCTCTCAAAAGAGCTACTACGAGGCATTGAGGGAGTTCACCCGCGGACTCGCTTCGCGCAATCGACTCCTGAAGAAAGGTGCCTCCGACCAACAGATTCGTGCCCACGATTATCCTCTCTCCGAAGCGGCAGCCTCACTCAGCCACCACCGCCAACGGGGAACCGAATCCCTATCGCCCCTGTTCACCTCCATATTCCAGAAAATATCCGGAGGGAAGGATGACCCTGGACTCCGCCTGAGGAGCTCTTTCCAGAAAGGTTCCGCAAAGGAGCTACGAAACATCTGGAACGAGGGTCTTGAGCGAGATCGACTCCTCGGCTCAACACAAACAGGTCCACATCGAGATGATTGGATTTTTTCCACGGAGACCGGGACCGCTCGCGACTACGCCTCGGATGGGCAACAACGCAATCTGGCAATTGCCCTGAAACTGGCCCTTTTTCGCGATCTGGCTTCCCACCTCTCAGAAACTCCCGTTCTTTTGGCCGACGACATTCTCGGCGAGTTGGACGCCCGGCGGCGCAAAGCCTTTTGGGAAACCCTGCCTTCGGACTGCCAGGTATTTTCGACGGGCACCGAGTTTGATCCTGACCGACATCCGGGAGACTGGGAAGTGTTCAGAGTTGAAGAAGGGAGATTCGAACGCACCTCTTGA
- a CDS encoding Cell division protein CpoB: MISCSPGGRAVFEETDEPEYVRGKKFLRQGEDEQALLAFLRVIDNRTDSPESHLEAGLIYLNDMNQPILAIYHFMKFLELRPDAKQAPEVESLIDTAKKEFARTLPGRPFQSGVEQTDLLEVVERQREESDRLKNRISRLERENQELRRRLGTLSATANPGSSSSNRSGGAAEQPAVYVVQPGDTLSSIARKVFGSSARWEEIFQANRNLLRSPNDLRVGQELRVPGE, translated from the coding sequence TTGATTTCCTGCAGCCCTGGCGGCCGAGCAGTCTTTGAAGAGACTGACGAACCCGAATACGTCCGCGGGAAGAAGTTCCTCCGCCAAGGCGAAGATGAGCAAGCGCTCCTCGCCTTTCTGCGGGTCATCGACAACCGCACCGACTCCCCGGAGTCACACCTTGAAGCGGGCTTGATTTACCTGAATGATATGAACCAGCCGATTCTGGCGATCTATCATTTCATGAAGTTCCTGGAGCTTCGCCCCGACGCGAAGCAAGCACCCGAAGTCGAGAGCCTCATCGATACGGCGAAAAAGGAATTTGCCCGCACCCTACCCGGTCGACCGTTCCAAAGCGGAGTCGAGCAAACGGATTTGCTGGAGGTCGTAGAGCGACAGCGCGAAGAAAGCGATCGCCTCAAAAACCGGATCAGCCGATTGGAACGTGAGAATCAGGAACTCCGGCGGCGCTTGGGAACCCTTTCCGCCACCGCAAACCCCGGCTCATCCTCATCCAATCGTTCAGGCGGCGCAGCAGAACAGCCCGCCGTCTATGTGGTCCAGCCCGGGGACACCCTTTCCTCGATCGCCCGCAAAGTCTTTGGTAGCAGCGCCCGCTGGGAAGAAATTTTCCAAGCCAACCGCAACCTCCTCCGGAGCCCCAACGACCTCCGTGTCGGCCAAGAGCTGCGCGTACCGGGCGAATGA
- the rpsI gene encoding 30S ribosomal protein S9: MSETTTIFSATGRRKRASARVRIKPGSGEITVNGKTCAEFFPTEQAQRAVAAPLITAEKQDSFDVIARVNGGGITGQAGAVSLGIARALQKYDAELRAPLKKEGHLRRDPREKERKKTGQPGARKKFQFSKR; encoded by the coding sequence ATGAGTGAGACAACGACTATTTTCTCGGCCACAGGCCGTCGCAAGCGCGCTTCCGCACGCGTCCGCATCAAGCCCGGCAGCGGTGAAATCACCGTCAACGGCAAGACCTGCGCTGAATTTTTCCCAACCGAGCAGGCACAACGTGCCGTAGCGGCTCCACTCATCACCGCTGAAAAGCAAGACTCCTTCGACGTGATCGCACGAGTCAATGGTGGTGGAATCACCGGTCAGGCTGGAGCTGTTTCTCTCGGAATCGCTCGGGCTCTGCAGAAGTATGACGCAGAACTCCGCGCCCCTCTTAAGAAGGAAGGTCACCTTCGTCGCGACCCTCGCGAGAAGGAGCGGAAGAAGACCGGTCAGCCCGGCGCCCGCAAGAAGTTCCAGTTCTCGAAGCGTTAA